A single region of the Cynocephalus volans isolate mCynVol1 chromosome 12, mCynVol1.pri, whole genome shotgun sequence genome encodes:
- the MYF5 gene encoding myogenic factor 5 has product MDMMDGCQFSPSEYFYDGSCIPSPEGEFGDDFEPRVAAFGAHKAELQGSDEDEHVRAPTGHHQAGHCLMWACKACKRKATTMDRRKAATMRERRRLKRVNQAFETLKRCTTTNPNQRLPKVEILRNAIRYIESLQELLREQVENYYSLPGQSCSEPTSPTSNCSDGMPECNSPVWSRKSSSFDSVYCPDVSNVYATDKSSLSSLDCLSSIVDRITSSEQPGLPLQDPASLSPVASTDSQPTTPGASSSRLIYHVL; this is encoded by the exons ATGGACATGATGGACGGTTGCCAGTTCTCGCCTTCTGAGTACTTCTACGACGGCTCCTGCATCCCGTCCCCTGAAGGTGAGTTTGGGGATGATTTTGAGCCGCGAGTGGCTGCTTTCGGGGCGCACAAAGCAGAGTTGCAGGGTTCCGACGAGGACGAGCACGTGCGAGCGCCTACCGGGCACCACCAGGCTGGCCACTGCCTCATGTGGGCCTGCAAAGCGTGCAAGAGGAAGGCCACCACCATGGACCGGCGGAAGGCAGCCACCATGCGTGAGCGGAGACGCCTGAAGAGGGTCAACCAGGCTTTCGAGACGCTCAAGAGGTGCACCACCACCAACCCCAACCAGAGGCTGCCCAAGGTGGAGATCCTCAGGAACGCCATCCGCTACATCGAGAGCCTGCAGGAGTTGCTGAGGGAGCAGGTGGAGAACTACTACAGCCTGCCCGGACAGAGTTGCTCCGAGCCCACCAGCCCCACCTCCAACTGCTCTGATGGCATG CCTGAGTGTAATAGTCCTGTCTGGTCCAGAAAGAGTAGCAGTTTTGACAGCGTCTACTGTCCTGATGTATCAAATG TATATGCCACAGATAAAAGCTCCCTGTCCAGCTTGGATTGCTTATCCAGCATAGTGGATCGGATCACCTCTTCAGAGCAACCTGGGTTGCCTCTCCAGGACCCGGCCTCTCTCTCTCCAGTTGCCAGCACTGATTCACAGCCTACAACTCCAGGGGCCTCTAGTTCCAGGCTTATCTATCATGTGCTATGA